Part of the Impatiens glandulifera chromosome 8, dImpGla2.1, whole genome shotgun sequence genome is shown below.
AGAAAAACTCGAGGTTTGAGAATTTTAACCTCGCTTTGCATGTTAGAAATTCTCGGTCAAGGTAAAGATTATCCGGTTCTAAGTTTGGACCTGTCAGTCctaggttagacctctcggtcttagaTATAAAAATTCTCGGTCAGACATTTCGATTCTTGTTCAAGAATATCGATCGGACTTGTCGGTCCTATcgaatttctcggtcctaggtccgGACCGATGGTTGTCGGTCGGACCTGtcagtcctcaagaacaccaaagtgcaggttttgtaatttttgttttaagcttgaattctttgatccaaagcatgggtagcttcacaaagctcctaaaaatatgttgattattatcacaaggtatcaatcaacctagatgatgatcaaatcactcaaaacagtttgtgaaaaaaaaaaatagatttttggttttaaaactattttgagGAGAAATGAGTTATCAGTTATCTTCCTTATatttcatatacttgattggtactaaaacaagaacattggttgttcgttttgaccaaataaataactcaaaattttcaattattttgaaaattttgattttgatcaaacatgaccgTGATGAATctaacatgatccaaacagttttccaacatgattacaatcatATTGGGAAGTTTTATGGGTTGTGATTCAAATGAATTAGCCAAGAacaataaatctatttttattttattttaaaaatacaaatttgggtttttatgtttaaggttgattgattatttttaacatatacagaaagtttataaatgatcCCAAGATTGATTTCCAACTATAAAACACAATAAAtaacaagcatacaagcttatgcaatttgaaatataaaaatttcaaattcaaactgtaaatatgaattagagggtgattgaacTTTACCAAGAATTGGAGAATACTCCTAgatccttagggaagcttttgaGATGCTAAGATCCAAGTTTTAAAGTCTTAAatagaaaattcgaaaaatccaaaagcttgaagctttaatggcggatttctgtttttctttgatttagagCTTGAGATGTTATCCAATATTGGCTTCAGAATGATTCAGGGGCTATTTATAACACCCATGAGTCAGTGGAAgcttcaagtggatcgaatcagccaaaagtcattaatggcgtTTTGGCTGTTCTTCGGGCCACTTGCtgaaatagggatgaatcactattgatgtaggagaaatgatcaccgtgaCAGGGTTGACTGTAGGTTATATTCaatctttgagaaatcaaagatgGGACTGCATCATTATCCCTCTAGTGATCGCGACGAAGAAGATGGTGGTGATCAAAACGACGCCGTTTCAGGCGTATTTTGGCGTTCAGGGCATTCTGTCAGTGATCCGTTAAAATACGGGCATTCCGTGTTTTTATGGACGGTGCAAATGTTCGCGTTAGTGGATCAGGTGCGATGTGGGCGCGCGTTCCCTATGTTGCAGCGGGCTATGTGGTCCGCCTGGGAGCGTTGGATGACAATACATCGCTCATCCGATGACTCTAGTTTCGGCTATAGCTATTCTATAGATTTTCGGCTACACCTGAATacgaattttattttatttttttatttaaaaccttaagggattgtttgaaattggttttcttttacccttttgactttaattttgatatttttaaatatacaaagtattaaaataaatatgacaaatattttaccatatatatatatatatatatatatatatatatatatatatatatatatatatatatattaagactaaataaataattttgagggATGAAATGAGTAACtcattttattctaaattatttattttaattcattgattttttctaaaattatcttaagataaatgagtacaatgtttatctcaaataaataattttttttttaccattttcttaattaattaggttttaattattacaataattaatctaattaattgttttaattaggttttgacaggataattattttaattttatttattcaaaaataaattaaaataatgattttaattttataaattactaaatttttagtgcttacaattTCATATAATCGacataattttgttataaaatattaatatatatatatatattaaaacaactaatttaaatattgatttatataaaataatatttaatataaaagttaattaattaatttctcataaatttattaaaaaaaaattgggaaacatttattaaaaatattaattctgAATCATTGTCTTGCCCAACCAAcaaattttatatcttaaataaTAAGTTCATCTCCAACCTAAATATctattctcaaacccaaaatataataaacattcCATTGTTCAGTAATTTATttccaacaaaaaaataaaaaataaaaagaaaaactcaaactcaaaagaatattttcagaatattcttttttataataatttttaattttttcaatattatctatatatttatctaaaattataaattgaatccataacaacttattaattacttttaatttcttattcaattacagaaaattttaataaaattaattagagcATTGGGAGATTCGTACTAAGAGATCTACGCAGTTCCGATTTGAAACTATCCAAAAAGCAATAAGAAGACGTCATGTATGTATAAAAGCAGTTGAAAATATGCGTCAAAGCGGTGCTTCAAATGAAGATGTTGTGAATATTAAGgcattatttgatttaattttcaatagtATTATTCTAACAagttgtaattaattatttgaactcGACATATATTCAAAGCTAAAATGTTGTTCATAAAAGATTCAAAGTTCAAAGCAGATTTGAAGTTCGATTACGTGTGGGACATCGTTAAAAATTTCGAAAAATTTAAAGATTGTTCAGCAAGGAGCAGAAGAAATCAATCTTGCTATCCCTCTTCCGAGTCTGACTATCCAACTTCTGAAACGTCGAGCAAGCATCTCCTAggaacaaattaaaattatcatgaattaaatatataaataatttatataaataaataaaataggtaaacaaattaaaatataaattaattatataaattaattaaaaacaaattaaaaggactgaaaatgaaaattttaaaaactttttgaGTATATAAACCTGTTCCCACATATTTGGGTTTGAATGAGAGATTTTACAGAAAAACTAAAAGATATAATTGAGTTTAAAGTGGGTTTAAGGTTAAAAGATATAAAGGAGTTGAGTTGAGACTTGAGATAATCCAAGTCTAATAAGTAAATTACATCACTTTTTTTCattcactttttctttttttctttaatgcaatcaattttcttttataaataaaaaaaattataaaaatttatatatttctatcTATTTTCTCTCTCGTTCACACACACTGGCGCACTAACACAATTATAATGATTCCTTCTTTGGAGAAATCTTTATTCGTCATATTTCTACTTTCCTCAACGGCATACAGATCTACAATCGGATGTTACACATCTATCTTCAGCTTCGGCGATTCGTTAGCCGACACCGGCAATTTTCTTTATATCTCCCGGAGCTCCGGCGGAAAACCTACTAATGTCGCCTTCCCACCCTACGGCGAAACCTATTTTCACCGCCCTACTGGCCGTTTCTCCGATGGCCGCATCATCATCGATTTCATCGGTACGATTTcatctatttatatttatttttccgaatataatatagttataattatacatattttgcgtttcataaaacttaattatatcGAACTTAACTAAGAATAATGTGAATTAGTATAAGCTAATCAAACTTACTTGATAGATGTGACATTGAACCTTTCCCTAAGGCTAGTTTGATCTTTAATTATTTGGGCTTTTATTGGtttcttttctaaaaaaaatatgtattaaatatttttaataaaattgatatttaaatagataaaagagAGATTAGATGGTTGAAAGATtagatgaaatgatgtttgaattttaggataaaaaaaatactaaaaacttGTAACAATTAGGTtatttaaggatttttttttagattttattcaaAAGATCTTATTTGATGTAAAAGTAagttatttgggtttttttatttgttaaattattataacttcttttttatttaaaatagtttttttaaagataaaataaaggtattttaatattttaattgatgaaattaataatttcatatttatgctataaatataaaattggtaaaagatgagatgaaatatataaaaaaaaaatccaaaataaccAAGACCACTTCTAAGCCTTGTTTGAGGAAGTggttttttgaattttgtggttttatccaaaaaaaaaaaaaaaaaaaaactcttgtttgataaaaagtaggaaaaaattaatttttaaaatttaaagactaatttGTCTTTTGACTTTGGAAAATATGGTGTAGGTGAAAGAATGAtgggtttagagagagaaaataaaattagaaggtagttttgatatttaaatgataaaattatttgatttgatgtttAATAAGATGTttgggttttgggataaaaaatgggttttattcaaaaaaaaaaaaaaaaaaaaaaaaaaaaaaaaaaaaaaaaaaaaaaaaaaaaaaaaaaaaaaaggccataaaaaaaatggtatttgaaattgaaaatgaaGTAGTGGATAATCGTGTGCTATGTTTAGGCCATGTTTGATACCAAAGAATCTTATTgtagatttattaaaataaaataaaaatagtttaatattatttgagaCCTGATTTGAGTAAATATCGAATAAGGACGGAAACAGAtgttcaacatttttttaaataaaatattttacattgggccgataacattattttattctatatattttattttttttacttgagTAGTTGGTGAGATCAAGTTGTAATATCATATTTAGCTTTGATGATgcatatgtattttattttataataattataatttaccttttaaattgtcaaaatataaagtgatattgatttttttttttttaatttgataaaagatatgattgaattaattaatatttttttaataaaaagtgatttttttgataaatttttaaatcaaatgattaaaaaaaagtttaatcaACTTTTTATACCTACCAAGattggttttaatttttttctttttttttttcacaaaaaccaaaattttacTTTCTCCTAATAACACAAACTTGCATTAAtgaattctttataaaaaaaaacacaaccatatctataacaaataaaaatgcatttatatttaaaataattgaatactTGGTCAAATATCTAGATCTAAACCCGGATTGAGTtggttttaataataaaatttagtcATTTTACTTACCCTGAATTAGTTGGATTAAATGTATCATTTGGTCGATTTGataaaaacttttttataaCATTCTCGACTTCGATTTAAAATACTCGACCCGATCATTAGATATCCAGGGTATACGAGAATTTATTGTCATTCATATCCTTATATCTActcttatatacatataataaaataattaatcaaataacctGGCCATTAGAGTAacttaaataactcaaattacaaaaattgtgtctaaaataactcaaatgataaaaattgtGTATAAGAAACCAcactaatttgatttttaaaagttgGGTGCATGAGCCAAAGATGTAACAATTTTACAAACctttgtttgatttgaattgaATATATGTGCTTAGTTCCTTCATGCAGGTTAGCTTTTTAAGGACTAACTAATATGCTAGCTAATAGTGTCAAGTATTTTGATGCAGCTCAACACCTAGGGCTTGATTTGATTCCACCATATTTCGGTGAACATAATGCCGAAATCGATCATGATCTTAAGCTTGGAATGAATTTTGCGGTGGGCGGTGCGACAGCATTGGATAATGATTTCTTAAAGAAGATGGGTATTCCAGTTTCCGTCAATAATTCATCTTTGCTTGATCAGCTGTCATGGTTCAAACAAATCCTACCCTCTTTTTGTGATTCCAATTTGAGTAAGTGAAGAACTAATTAACTATTAGCTAgctatatatatgttaaatgtgtaaaatcTTCATTAATCTATGTCTTTCTTTAGGCTGCAAAGAATTCTTAAAGACTTATTTGTTTTTGGTTGGAGAGATTGGAGGGAATGACTACAATAATCCACTCCTAAATGGTAATAGCAGCCTTGAAGAAGTAAAAACTCTTGTTAATCCTGTAATCGATGTGATCGGATCTACAATAACAGTAAGCATTTCGAATTGCTAGTTGATATTGTATGTTTTTGTAAGCTTAAGTAATCTTttcactttttaatttattaactaggAATTGATTGAGATTGGAGCAGTCACTCTTGTAGTACCTGGAAACTTTCCAATTGGTTGTCTACCCGTCTATTTGAATCACTTCAATGACTTAGCCAAACAATCTGATTACGATCCCAAAACAAGATGTATCAATTGGCTAAACGATTTCTCGCAATATCACAATGAGAAGTTGCTTGAGGAAATCAACAAGATTCGTAAATTGCATCCCAATGTTACTATTATCTACGCTGATTATTACAATGCTGCAATGGACCTTTTCAAATCACCTAGCAAATATGGTTAGTAAAAATGTTTGGTTTTTTCTTTGACAACTTGGGttgttgttaaaaaatatttgttgggTGTATTTCAGGTTTTAATGAATGGCCTTTCGAAGCATGTTGTGGGGGCGGAGGACCGTATAATGCGAACTCGTCGGTTAGATGTGGTGAACCTTCGTCGAAGATTTGTGGGGACCCTTCGACATATATTAGTTGGGATGGAATTCATATGACTGAGGCTGGATATAAATGGATTTCAAAAGGTTTATTGGAAGAATACACCTTTCCTCTCATTGAATCCAAGTGTATTTCATCAGCTTAATTCCTTTATTTTTCACAATTTGATGGGCATTATAATTAGCTCTTATCTATGTTATGTTATgtatttcaaatcattaaaataatgttcctatttctatttttcatttcatattttaaaaggtGAGAGGAGACTTTTTATTGATCCACATTATGAAatcacttattatttttatagtggaaaattattttgagaatatCTAGAGTTGTTCTGCAGGAGTTTTCAGAAATCGAATTGGTacagaaataataataaaataaatcataataaaacaAGACAGGAATTATAAATTACCTTCCCATCTAACACATTGTCCTGTCTCTTTGTAATTCTTGGGGAttgtttcattaattatttgggaattttaaaaaaattcaactatCATGTCTCTTTCTGTTTAAATactaaattacttttatttaaatattattattattattaaataaaataaagatattttaatattatatatacttaaaaataattttttattttttaaatcatatcaaactagattaaataatattcagaacattattttttttttaaattaatattcaaataagataactgaaaaaatagttttgaaataaataaaacttttatttttcaaaaccagATGATTTAAATTTATCAGGTCATGTAAAGGAGAagttatatgtttaaattattattataattattctatataattttttttaataaatatatataattatttgacaattaaataaaattatataaaaatattaaaacatatatgtttaaatttgttttattattataataattttatataaataattaagttactgaatattataattatttgataattaattaaaattatttaaaaatataaaagaataataaattagaaaagaggagaaaaaatgaatataaaaaattgagacTATAAATTTAATCGCTAGAGAaggatttataaaaaaaaaattgtgtttaaacgcaaaattatttatttaaaattatcgaTTATTTACGCAAAGGTTCGATAATCTCATCTTATAGTGTAAATCAAACGAGCTCTATATACAATAAgattttctcaaataattataatgtaaatGGGGCTCAAAAGTCAAAGTTCACTTATTTTAGtgtgatattttttttccttgtaCATGATTATTAAAGTTTGACAAAAAGAAATATCATTCAagacatgatatatataagatGGCAGAcatacattattattatcaaagtTTCAAATTGAGAACTAACTATTTATACGAACCTAGCTAGTTGtgaatttaaattcttattggGATATTTTAATTATGCAAATTAAGGGTTCAAGACTCAAGAGTCCCAAATTGGACCAAAAGCTGGAATTCCATGAGCCTTGCATGCATTAACCACGTCTCTACTACCTTGTGGATTGCTAGTTACTATCACCACCTCCGCCCTAAACTTCTTCGCCATCTCCACACTCATCTTCGAAACGTCGGGTCGCCCTAAAACCATCGTGTCGTGCACTATAATTCTCTCCTCGGGGAATCCACTTACCATCTCCATTATTTCCCTCCCGAAATTTTGCTCCACTCCCTTTGTCACCCACAACAAGCACACATTCGCTTTACTTGGTTGCACGAGGAATGACAAAAAGACACAAATCCCCGAGCCGGTTGCCACGAGTAGGACACGGTCGTACATGTTAGTTAAATACGGAAGGCCTGCGAAGTGGACTTTCCTTACCCAAAGGTGGCTTGGTGGGTGTGAAACTAGGGTTTTGGTGAAGTCTCCCACTGCCCCAGCCAACATCATGTGCTCGTTTATACCATCGGATATGATACCGAATGCGTGCCACTCAGAAAGTGGAGACGGGCTTATACGTCCCAATATCCCGGGCTTCACGCCACCATCGAACTTGATTAAGGTGGCGTGGCCTGAGGGAGATGATACGCGAACCGGAACCCTTCTTACGGTTATCCATGGGATAATTATTGTTATAGACACGGCTAGAGTCAGCCAGAACTCGGGTTGGTTAAACAATCTTTGTGCGATGTGATCGGAGTAACTTTTGGTTAGTGGATCGTACGAAGTGGTGAGGATGATGAAGAGCCAAAGGAGGATTAAGGCTGTCCATCCGGCTAAACGATGAGTTCTTTCGAATAAATTGTGATGAAGGTGGCGGAGGAGAGGAAAAGCAGCCAAAGAAGACATGCAAAGGAGCACGAGAATGGCGGATGCGACTATAATGGCTTCGGTCGAGGTTTTTTCTCTATTGTTTATGGTTAGGATTATTGCGTAAACAAGCCAAGCTATGGAGGAAACTCCGCAACCACTATGAATCCCACCAAGAGACTGCAAAAGAGATGTGACAGCCGTCTTGAGTCTAAGTGGAACACATGAATGGCCAAAGAGTTTCACCACTAGCCAAAAGACAACTCTAAGGAAGGCCTCACTTCTACACATAGTTAGAACAAAGATGTTGCTTATAGAAAAAAGAGTAGCTCTTTCTCTAGCATAAATAAAATGGCCAGTGGCTGCGAGGATCAAGCCGATGAGGTTCAAAGCGAAGGAGACAGCGAATAGACGTTTGTAGACCGTGAAAAGACCTTGGTCTAGTAAAATGATTGAAAGTCTCGATTCTTTAGCGATTTCGCGCTTGATTGGCTCTTCTAAGTTAACATCAATAGTAACATGTCCAAGATCATTGTCTTCATCGAGAATATCTTGATCAAGGTCAAGATCAAGATCACAGAAATGACTACTAGGCTTGCTGAGGGACCTTTGAGATAGGCTTGCTATAGAATTAGAAGCAACCTTAAAAGAAGGAACCCATGATTTCAAGCCGGTTCGACTTTTTTCATCGGCTTGAAACGGGGGAGATGTGATCGCGAACAAATTCGAATGAGATTTGATTTCGAAGGTCACCCCTCTACAACTTGTAAATTTGTCAACTTTCTCTAGACTATGCATTTTTTCTAGTCTTTTTCTCTCTTGTTAGATAAATGAAAAAGAGAGATTGGATATATAGCAATATTGGAAGAGAATGTAGTAGTTTCATCAGCTTTAATATTGGCATTTCATGTTGAAGAGAACTATGCCATTTATAGAAAAGTGAGTATAATTATTAGTTGACTTACTTAGAAGTTGCATgtcttctaatttatttatttatttttaaagtatttctttttattgtcttgtttttttaatttatcttaaaacttaatttaatgtTTCTTAGGTTAGGAAATAAAATATCTTCAATCATATTATCTTATATGGTagattatattttcttatttataattccTTCCTTATGACTTTAACCAAGATCTCTACATATAtggattataatttattgtaaaaaaaattatcttttgtttttgttaatagttttcctaagtttttttctttctcatctGATGAgttattatcaaattttcatcattatatataccatttaaaaaatggtatacAATTATGAGCTTAATTAGATGGAAACAATTagttgttaattaaaaaaaaagatggaaataattattttctctattttattaaaCACATATGCATATACAGGTATTTGTATGAGCTGTTTCTAtgtaaattgatttaaattattacattataatgtgattgtttttaaaataaaaaatttagaaaaataaaataaaaatcacatgcaacaactataaaatatttaagaaagaaatatattattactattatat
Proteins encoded:
- the LOC124911177 gene encoding GDSL esterase/lipase At1g28600-like isoform X3, with amino-acid sequence MIPSLEKSLFVIFLLSSTAYRSTIGCYTSIFSFGDSLADTGNFLYISRSSGGKPTNVAFPPYGETYFHRPTGRFSDGRIIIDFIAQHLGLDLIPPYFGEHNAEIDHDLKLGMNFAVGGATALDNDFLKKMGIPVSVNNSSLLDQLSWFKQILPSFCDSNLSCKEFLKTYLFLVGEIGGNDYNNPLLNGNSSLEEVKTLVNPVIDVIGSTITELIEIGAVTLVVPGNFPIGCLPVYLNHFNDLAKQSDYDPKTRCINWLNDFSQYHNEKLLEEINKIRKLHPNVTIIYADYYNAAMDLFKSPSKYGFNEWPFEACCGGGGPYNANSSVRCGEPSSKICGDPSTYISWDGIHMTEAGYKWISKGLLEEYTFPLIESKCISSA
- the LOC124911177 gene encoding GDSL esterase/lipase At1g28600-like isoform X1, which translates into the protein MMIPSLEKSLFVIFLLFSTAYRSTIGCYTSIFSFGDSLADTGNLLSISRSSGGITTQIGFPPYGETYFHRPTGRFSDGRIIIDFIAQHLGLDLIPPYFGEHNAEIDHDLKLGMNFAVGGATALDNDFLKKMGIPVSVNNSSLLDQLSWFKQILPSFCDSNLSCKEFLKTYLFLVGEIGGNDYNNPLLNGNSSLEEVKTLVNPVIDVIGSTITELIEIGAVTLVVPGNFPIGCLPVYLNHFNDLAKQSDYDPKTRCINWLNDFSQYHNEKLLEEINKIRKLHPNVTIIYADYYNAAMDLFKSPSKYGFNEWPFEACCGGGGPYNANSSVRCGEPSSKICGDPSTYISWDGIHMTEAGYKWISKGLLEEYTFPLIESKCISSA
- the LOC124912561 gene encoding adenylate-forming reductase 06235-like, which translates into the protein MHSLEKVDKFTSCRGVTFEIKSHSNLFAITSPPFQADEKSRTGLKSWVPSFKVASNSIASLSQRSLSKPSSHFCDLDLDLDQDILDEDNDLGHVTIDVNLEEPIKREIAKESRLSIILLDQGLFTVYKRLFAVSFALNLIGLILAATGHFIYARERATLFSISNIFVLTMCRSEAFLRVVFWLVVKLFGHSCVPLRLKTAVTSLLQSLGGIHSGCGVSSIAWLVYAIILTINNREKTSTEAIIVASAILVLLCMSSLAAFPLLRHLHHNLFERTHRLAGWTALILLWLFIILTTSYDPLTKSYSDHIAQRLFNQPEFWLTLAVSITIIIPWITVRRVPVRVSSPSGHATLIKFDGGVKPGILGRISPSPLSEWHAFGIISDGINEHMMLAGAVGDFTKTLVSHPPSHLWVRKVHFAGLPYLTNMYDRVLLVATGSGICVFLSFLQNFGREIMEMVSGFPEERIIVHDTMVLGRPDVSKMSVEMAKKFRAEVVIVTSNPQGSRDVVNACKAHGIPAFGPIWDS